The following proteins are encoded in a genomic region of Phytoactinopolyspora mesophila:
- a CDS encoding nucleotidyltransferase domain-containing protein, whose protein sequence is MDLTEPPTALTSRLTIAVLRSLASRRGSATTEQVRRTAGIGTAAGVRRVLEKLIEHGLVTDTGPATRPALYELNRDHVLYPAVQALLAAREALPRLLGESISQWRLIPVNASLFGSAARRDGGLHSDIDLLVIRPTGLAGDEPEWMQQLHDVRGQIHRWTGNHLQVLDRSWSGLVDLVHADEKIVAEWQRDAVTVHGRDLRDLLMELG, encoded by the coding sequence GTGGATCTCACTGAACCTCCCACCGCCCTCACGTCGCGACTGACCATTGCCGTCTTGCGTTCACTTGCTTCGCGGCGCGGTAGCGCAACGACCGAGCAGGTACGTCGAACCGCCGGCATCGGCACCGCGGCAGGGGTGCGTCGTGTACTCGAAAAACTGATCGAGCATGGCTTGGTGACCGATACCGGGCCGGCAACCCGGCCGGCGCTGTACGAACTGAACCGCGACCACGTACTTTACCCGGCGGTGCAGGCATTGCTCGCCGCGCGCGAAGCACTTCCCCGGCTTCTCGGCGAATCGATCAGCCAGTGGCGTTTAATACCAGTGAACGCCTCGCTGTTCGGCTCGGCCGCCCGACGGGACGGCGGCCTGCATAGCGACATCGACCTCCTGGTCATCCGGCCTACCGGCCTGGCCGGCGACGAGCCGGAGTGGATGCAACAGCTCCACGACGTGCGTGGGCAGATCCATCGATGGACTGGCAACCATTTGCAGGTACTTGACCGGAGCTGGAGCGGGCTGGTCGACCTCGTACATGCCGACGAGAAGATCGTTGCCGAATGGCAGCGCGACGCCGTAACGGTTCATGGCCGAGACCTACGGGACCTACTTATGGAGCTCGGATGA
- a CDS encoding arginase family protein, with translation MTRILVPYHLDEHLPDLDVPFRPDATITAELPAGDTWERMAELYRHVAEAVATDVRTGTAPVVQSGDCMVSLGTVAGVQQAGVSPSVVWFDAHGDVQTLETTTSGYLGGMPIRVLTGYRPELIAEPLGLQALAEEQVLLVDARDLDPPEAEFLASSPMTRCPVDDVSEAVIPAGPLVLHVDFDVVNPDQLPGTLFPTPGGPGIDAVMAAVARVLDTGRVVALSLGCTWHPGQGTADQISPHLESALAPGR, from the coding sequence GTGACACGTATCCTCGTTCCGTACCACCTCGACGAGCACCTGCCCGACCTCGACGTGCCGTTCCGGCCGGACGCCACCATCACCGCTGAGCTGCCCGCCGGAGACACCTGGGAGCGGATGGCCGAGCTGTACCGGCACGTAGCGGAGGCGGTCGCCACCGACGTCCGCACCGGGACCGCCCCCGTCGTCCAGTCCGGAGACTGCATGGTCTCGCTCGGCACCGTCGCCGGTGTGCAGCAAGCCGGCGTTTCGCCGAGTGTCGTCTGGTTCGACGCACACGGCGACGTGCAGACCCTGGAGACGACCACATCCGGCTACCTCGGCGGCATGCCGATCAGGGTCCTCACCGGGTACCGGCCCGAGCTGATCGCCGAGCCCCTGGGTTTGCAGGCGTTAGCCGAGGAGCAAGTGCTGCTGGTCGACGCCCGCGACCTCGACCCGCCGGAAGCCGAGTTCCTGGCGTCGTCACCGATGACCCGGTGCCCGGTGGACGACGTGTCGGAAGCGGTGATTCCGGCCGGGCCGCTGGTGCTTCATGTCGACTTCGACGTCGTCAATCCGGACCAGTTGCCCGGAACCCTGTTCCCCACGCCCGGCGGGCCGGGGATCGATGCCGTCATGGCCGCGGTCGCCAGAGTGCTGGATACCGGCCGGGTCGTCGCGCTCAGTCTCGGCTGCACGTGGCACCCTGGCCAGGGTACTGCCGACCAGATAAGTCCACATCTCGAATCAGCTCTCGCTCCGGGGCGCTGA
- the cobC gene encoding Rv2231c family pyridoxal phosphate-dependent protein CobC: MTHGVQDASPAPVPDLTHHGDAEVGPGLIDLAVNVRAGMPPPWLRERLIATLDDIAAYPDAGPARDAIAARHGRRVADVLPTAGGAEAFTLIARALRPGIDVRHAVVVHPQFTEPEVALAAAGHVVDRVLLSPTDGFVLDPDRIPDDADLVVVGNPTNPTSVLHPAAAIERLTRPGRIVVIDEAFMDAVPGEPESLAERTDLPGLLVLRSLTKTWGLAGIRAGYVLGPADIIDRLRDVQPPWSVSSPAAEAMRACVHPSALDEADRLARADEPVRQWLADELRRLGGDVVPSPRAPFLLVRFPEGEELRMRLRDAGWAVRRGDTFPGLSPGWIRIAVRDESTMRRFVDHVSRL, translated from the coding sequence ATGACGCACGGTGTGCAGGACGCAAGCCCGGCACCGGTTCCCGACCTGACCCACCACGGCGATGCCGAGGTCGGCCCCGGCCTGATCGACCTCGCCGTCAACGTTCGTGCTGGTATGCCACCGCCCTGGTTGCGCGAGCGGCTGATCGCCACCCTGGACGACATTGCCGCCTACCCCGATGCCGGCCCGGCCAGAGACGCGATCGCTGCCCGGCATGGCCGGCGGGTCGCCGACGTGCTCCCGACAGCAGGCGGCGCCGAGGCGTTCACGCTGATCGCGCGTGCGTTGCGGCCGGGGATCGACGTGCGGCACGCCGTCGTCGTACATCCGCAATTCACCGAACCAGAGGTGGCGCTCGCCGCTGCCGGGCACGTGGTGGATCGAGTCCTGCTCAGCCCGACGGACGGGTTCGTCCTTGATCCGGACAGGATTCCCGACGACGCCGATCTGGTCGTCGTCGGGAACCCCACCAATCCCACCTCCGTGCTGCATCCCGCCGCGGCTATCGAGCGGCTCACCCGGCCGGGGCGGATCGTCGTCATTGACGAGGCGTTCATGGACGCCGTACCCGGCGAGCCGGAGTCGCTGGCCGAGCGCACCGACCTACCTGGCCTCCTCGTGCTCCGCAGCCTTACCAAGACCTGGGGGCTGGCCGGTATCCGCGCCGGTTACGTACTCGGACCAGCGGACATCATCGACCGGCTGCGCGATGTCCAGCCGCCGTGGTCGGTCTCGAGCCCGGCCGCCGAGGCGATGCGCGCTTGTGTGCATCCTTCCGCCCTCGATGAAGCGGACCGGCTGGCGCGCGCCGACGAGCCGGTGCGGCAATGGCTGGCCGATGAGCTGCGGCGGCTCGGCGGCGACGTCGTCCCCTCCCCGCGGGCACCGTTCCTGCTGGTGAGATTCCCGGAGGGCGAGGAGTTGCGGATGCGGCTGCGGGACGCCGGCTGGGCTGTGCGCCGCGGCGACACGTTTCCCGGTTTGAGTCCCGGCTGGATCCGGATCGCCGTGCGCGACGAGTCCACCATGCGCCGCTTCGTTGACCACGTCTCGCGTCTCTAG
- the cobO gene encoding cob(I)yrinic acid a,c-diamide adenosyltransferase, producing the protein MPQGQPTTVPADGLTTRQRRNRPLVILHTGEMKGKSTAAFGLALRGWNQGWDIGVFQFVKSAKWRVGEEGAFRVLGRLHDETGEGGPVEWHKMGEGWSWSRKKGSEEDHAAAAAEGWREIAARIAAERHTLYVLDEFTYPIHWGWVDVEEVVDVLTNRPGQQHVIITGRYAHPRLIEAADLVMETSKVKHPMDAGQKGQRGIEW; encoded by the coding sequence ATGCCTCAAGGTCAACCCACCACTGTTCCCGCTGACGGGCTCACCACTCGGCAGCGCCGCAACCGTCCGCTGGTCATCCTGCATACGGGTGAGATGAAGGGGAAGTCGACGGCTGCTTTCGGGCTGGCGCTGCGCGGATGGAACCAGGGATGGGACATCGGTGTGTTCCAGTTCGTCAAGTCCGCCAAGTGGCGGGTCGGCGAGGAGGGCGCCTTCCGAGTCCTGGGCCGACTGCACGACGAGACCGGTGAGGGCGGTCCGGTCGAGTGGCACAAGATGGGCGAGGGATGGTCGTGGTCGCGGAAGAAGGGCTCCGAGGAGGACCACGCGGCCGCGGCGGCTGAGGGCTGGCGGGAGATCGCGGCCCGCATCGCGGCGGAGCGGCACACGCTCTACGTGCTCGATGAGTTCACCTACCCGATCCACTGGGGCTGGGTCGACGTCGAGGAAGTGGTCGACGTCCTCACCAACCGCCCGGGCCAGCAGCATGTGATCATCACCGGGCGATACGCGCACCCCCGCCTGATCGAGGCCGCTGACCTGGTCATGGAGACCTCGAAGGTCAAGCACCCGATGGATGCCGGCCAGAAAGGGCAACGGGGGATCGAGTGGTGA
- the sigJ gene encoding RNA polymerase sigma factor SigJ, which translates to MDRTAMEQATAIFSEHRELLFSIAYNILGDVADTEDVLQEAWLSWTRAESELIDNPRAYLVRIAVNESLSRLRRLQRSRESYVGPWLPEPLVTESDAEDSALQAESVSLGLMVVLETLTPLERAVFVLREAFGYSHGEIGTILGRTPSAVRQLAHRAREHVQARRPRVAVEQEVRKAVTERFLAAAVGGDLNALMEVLAPDVEMWTDAGGQVPAARRVITGRDKVTRLLTSDTIQRDLLTLRARYVTVNGDPAALLYDDANHLYAVGMVEIDDDGRHVQAIYGIMNPNKLRRIAAEFGLGVVAPAGAGHPRRKGSAPRSES; encoded by the coding sequence ATGGACCGCACGGCCATGGAGCAGGCGACGGCAATCTTCTCCGAACACCGGGAACTGCTGTTCTCCATCGCCTACAACATCCTGGGCGATGTAGCTGACACCGAGGATGTGCTGCAAGAGGCCTGGCTCTCCTGGACACGTGCTGAATCCGAGCTGATCGACAACCCGCGCGCCTACCTGGTGCGCATCGCGGTCAACGAGTCGCTGTCCAGGCTCCGGCGCCTGCAGCGCAGCCGTGAGTCCTACGTCGGCCCATGGCTGCCCGAACCGCTGGTCACCGAGTCCGATGCCGAAGACAGCGCGCTGCAGGCGGAATCGGTGTCGCTCGGGCTGATGGTGGTGCTGGAGACACTCACGCCCCTGGAGCGAGCCGTCTTCGTCCTGCGGGAGGCCTTTGGCTACAGCCATGGTGAGATCGGCACCATCCTGGGCCGCACCCCGTCGGCCGTCCGCCAGCTCGCGCACCGGGCTAGAGAACACGTGCAGGCGCGCCGGCCTCGGGTCGCCGTCGAGCAGGAGGTCCGCAAGGCCGTCACGGAACGTTTCCTCGCCGCCGCGGTCGGGGGCGACCTGAATGCGTTGATGGAGGTGCTCGCACCCGACGTCGAGATGTGGACGGATGCCGGTGGCCAGGTGCCGGCCGCGCGGAGGGTGATCACCGGCCGTGACAAGGTCACCAGGCTGTTGACCTCAGACACGATCCAGCGTGATCTGCTCACCCTCCGAGCGCGCTATGTCACCGTCAACGGGGATCCGGCCGCACTGCTGTACGACGACGCCAATCATCTGTATGCGGTGGGGATGGTAGAGATCGACGACGACGGACGACATGTGCAGGCCATCTACGGCATCATGAATCCGAACAAACTGCGCCGGATCGCCGCCGAGTTCGGCCTCGGCGTGGTTGCTCCGGCGGGCGCCGGGCACCCACGCCGCAAGGGCTCAGCGCCCCGGAGCGAGAGCTGA
- a CDS encoding MMPL family transporter, with the protein MLHNKERTTPGPQGRGMLARLAALVMRRRRAVLVTVVMLALIGGASGSTLFDRLSAGGWNDPNAESGQAADILEDVFGQGQPNLVLLVSSPDGVDEPAAASAGTRLSERLAAEPGVGDVASYWLSGQAPQMRNADGDKALILANIEGDATTVDNRLVDLIADYGGDWDGLHIQIGGYAMFEHELTEQSERDIIKAELLVFPVTMLALVLIFGSVVAATLPLAVAMVTVLLGMGVMWVLADVTSLSVLAVNVVTLLGLGLAIDYSLLMVNRYREELRGGRGVAEAISMTMRTAGRTVVFSAVTVAIALSVLAWFPLAALRSVSYAGIATALLAGFASLTVLPALFAVLGHRVDRGRVFRRRARRRGEPDGEQAVENGFWHRLATVVMRRPLPIASIVAVFLLLLGAPFLNLKLGEVDERTMPESAESRQVATAIRTEFGSGEQNALQVVMPEATSDAGVIAGYGAELSGFDGVARVDTATGSYVGGGEAVPAGPMHEQFARGDAVYFSVVPAAGEPEDAQRLVDEIRAAPAPFQTLVGGQPAITVDGNDALTTWLPYSLATLAVVMVILLFLLTGSVVLPFLAMALSLLSLTATFGALVWIFQEGNLSGLLGFTVTGSLPGTVPVMLFAVAFGLAMDYQVFMLSRIREEYERTGENTRAVALGLERIGRIVTAAAVLISIVFLAFLISDITLMKAFGLGLPLAVLLDATLVRGALLPASMKLLGRATWWAPAPLRRFHARFGLREGDPVTSSPLRRTG; encoded by the coding sequence ATGCTGCACAACAAGGAACGGACTACACCTGGGCCACAGGGCAGGGGCATGCTCGCCCGGCTGGCGGCCCTGGTGATGCGGCGCCGCAGGGCGGTGCTGGTCACGGTGGTGATGCTGGCGTTGATCGGCGGAGCGTCAGGGTCGACGCTGTTCGACCGGCTGTCCGCCGGAGGCTGGAACGATCCCAACGCCGAATCCGGCCAGGCCGCGGACATCCTCGAAGACGTCTTCGGGCAAGGCCAGCCGAATCTGGTGCTGCTGGTCAGCTCCCCGGACGGCGTGGACGAACCGGCCGCCGCCTCAGCCGGTACCCGGCTGAGCGAGCGGCTGGCCGCCGAGCCGGGCGTCGGGGATGTCGCGTCGTACTGGTTGTCCGGTCAGGCACCCCAGATGCGCAACGCCGACGGCGACAAGGCGCTGATCCTGGCGAATATCGAGGGTGATGCGACAACGGTCGACAATCGGCTCGTGGATCTGATCGCTGACTACGGGGGCGACTGGGACGGGCTGCACATCCAGATCGGCGGCTACGCGATGTTCGAACACGAGCTGACCGAGCAGAGCGAACGCGACATCATCAAGGCGGAACTGTTGGTGTTCCCGGTGACGATGCTGGCCCTGGTGCTGATCTTCGGAAGTGTTGTCGCGGCTACCCTGCCACTGGCCGTGGCCATGGTGACGGTCCTGCTCGGCATGGGTGTGATGTGGGTACTAGCGGATGTCACCAGCCTGTCCGTGCTGGCGGTCAACGTCGTCACCCTGCTCGGACTGGGTCTTGCCATCGACTACAGCCTGCTGATGGTCAACCGCTACCGCGAAGAGCTGCGCGGTGGGCGCGGAGTCGCCGAGGCGATCAGCATGACGATGCGCACCGCCGGGCGCACCGTCGTCTTCTCGGCGGTCACGGTCGCGATCGCGCTGTCGGTGCTGGCGTGGTTCCCGCTGGCGGCGCTGCGGTCGGTCAGCTACGCCGGCATCGCCACCGCCTTGCTCGCCGGCTTCGCTTCGTTGACGGTCCTGCCGGCGCTGTTCGCGGTGCTCGGTCACCGGGTGGATCGCGGCCGGGTATTCCGGCGCCGGGCGCGTCGTCGTGGCGAGCCGGACGGTGAGCAGGCTGTCGAGAACGGCTTCTGGCACCGGCTGGCGACCGTCGTGATGCGCCGGCCGCTACCGATCGCCAGCATCGTCGCGGTCTTCCTGCTCCTGCTCGGCGCGCCGTTCCTCAACCTGAAGTTGGGCGAGGTCGACGAGCGCACCATGCCCGAGTCGGCGGAGTCCCGACAGGTGGCCACGGCCATCCGTACCGAGTTCGGCTCCGGGGAGCAGAACGCGCTGCAGGTGGTGATGCCGGAGGCGACCTCGGATGCCGGCGTCATCGCCGGCTATGGCGCGGAGTTGTCGGGCTTCGACGGCGTCGCCCGTGTCGATACGGCCACCGGCAGCTACGTGGGCGGAGGCGAGGCAGTTCCAGCCGGCCCTATGCACGAACAGTTCGCTCGAGGCGACGCGGTCTACTTCTCGGTGGTGCCGGCAGCCGGTGAGCCAGAAGACGCCCAGCGCCTCGTCGACGAGATCCGGGCCGCCCCTGCGCCGTTCCAGACGTTGGTCGGTGGTCAGCCAGCGATCACCGTCGACGGCAACGACGCATTGACCACCTGGTTGCCGTACAGCCTGGCCACACTGGCCGTGGTGATGGTGATCCTGTTGTTCTTGCTGACCGGCAGCGTGGTGTTGCCGTTCCTCGCGATGGCGCTCAGCCTGCTGAGCCTGACCGCCACGTTCGGCGCGCTCGTATGGATCTTCCAGGAGGGCAACCTGTCCGGGCTCCTCGGCTTCACCGTGACCGGCAGCCTGCCCGGGACGGTACCCGTCATGCTGTTCGCCGTGGCGTTCGGCCTGGCTATGGACTACCAGGTGTTCATGCTGTCGCGTATCCGCGAGGAGTATGAGCGAACCGGGGAGAACACGCGCGCGGTTGCGCTGGGGCTGGAACGGATCGGCCGGATCGTCACGGCGGCGGCGGTGCTGATCTCGATTGTGTTCCTCGCCTTCCTGATCTCCGACATCACCTTGATGAAGGCCTTCGGGCTCGGACTGCCGCTGGCAGTGCTGCTCGACGCCACCCTGGTGCGCGGTGCGTTGCTGCCTGCGTCGATGAAGTTGCTGGGGCGAGCGACGTGGTGGGCGCCGGCGCCGCTGCGGCGGTTCCACGCGCGGTTCGGTCTCCGTGAAGGCGACCCAGTGACGTCGTCGCCGCTGCGCCGAACAGGGTGA